In a single window of the Streptomyces sp. NBC_00353 genome:
- a CDS encoding ABC-F family ATP-binding cassette domain-containing protein: MAVNLVNVEQVSKVYGTRALLDGVSLGVSEGDRIGVVGRNGDGKTTLIRMLAKLEEADTGRVTHNGGLRLGVLTQHDSLDPKATVRHEVIGDLADHEWAGNAKIRDVLTGLFGGLDLPGFEHGLDTVIAPLSGGERRRIALAKLLIAEQDLIVLDEPTNHLDVEGISWLARHLQNRRSALVCVTHDRWFLDQVCTRMWDVQRGTVHEYEGGYSDYVFARAERERIAATEESKRQNLMRKELAWLRRGAPARTSKPRYRIEAANELIADVPPPRDTSELMKFANARLGKTVFDLENVTVQAGPKTLLTHLTWHLGPGDRIGLVGINGAGKTSLLRALAEAARTQGEAQPAAGKIVVGKTVKLAYLSQEVSELNPNLRVLEAVQQVRDRVDLGKGREMTAGQLCEQFGFSKEKQWTPVGDLSGGERRRLQILRLLMDEPNVLFLDEPTNDLDIETLTQLEDLLDGWPGSMIVISHDRFFIERTTDRVMALLGDASLRMLPRGIDEYIERRRRMEDAVVPPSAPTAAKETPAAAAVSPQAARAAKKELQKIERQLDKMSSRETTLHAQIADNATDFEKVAKLDTELRELVAERDELEMRWLELAEDA, from the coding sequence ATGGCCGTCAATCTGGTCAATGTCGAGCAGGTCAGCAAGGTGTACGGCACCCGTGCCCTGCTCGACGGTGTGTCCCTCGGTGTGTCCGAGGGGGACCGGATCGGTGTCGTCGGCCGTAACGGCGACGGCAAGACGACCCTCATCCGGATGCTCGCCAAGCTGGAGGAGGCGGACACCGGCCGCGTCACCCACAACGGTGGCCTGCGTCTCGGTGTCCTCACGCAGCACGATTCGCTCGACCCGAAGGCGACGGTCCGCCACGAGGTCATCGGCGATCTCGCCGACCACGAGTGGGCGGGCAACGCCAAGATCCGTGACGTGCTGACCGGGCTCTTCGGCGGGCTCGACCTGCCCGGCTTCGAGCACGGCCTGGACACCGTCATCGCCCCGCTCTCCGGCGGCGAGCGGCGCCGGATCGCGCTCGCCAAACTCCTCATCGCCGAACAGGACCTGATCGTCCTCGACGAGCCGACCAACCACCTCGATGTCGAGGGCATCTCCTGGCTGGCCCGGCACCTGCAGAACCGGCGTTCGGCGCTGGTCTGCGTCACCCACGACCGGTGGTTCCTCGACCAGGTCTGTACGCGCATGTGGGATGTCCAGCGCGGCACGGTGCACGAGTACGAGGGCGGCTACAGCGACTACGTGTTCGCCCGGGCCGAGCGGGAGCGGATCGCCGCGACCGAGGAATCCAAGCGGCAGAACCTGATGCGCAAGGAGCTGGCCTGGCTGCGGCGCGGCGCCCCCGCCCGTACGTCGAAGCCGCGCTACCGCATCGAGGCGGCCAACGAGCTGATCGCCGATGTGCCGCCGCCGCGCGACACCAGCGAGCTGATGAAGTTCGCCAACGCCCGGCTGGGCAAGACCGTCTTCGACCTGGAGAACGTGACCGTCCAGGCCGGACCCAAGACGCTGCTCACCCACCTCACCTGGCACCTCGGCCCCGGCGACCGGATCGGTCTGGTCGGGATCAACGGCGCGGGCAAGACCTCGCTGCTGCGGGCGCTCGCCGAGGCGGCCCGCACCCAGGGCGAGGCGCAGCCCGCGGCCGGGAAGATCGTCGTCGGTAAGACCGTCAAGCTCGCCTACCTCTCCCAGGAGGTCAGCGAGCTCAACCCGAACCTGCGGGTGCTGGAGGCCGTGCAGCAGGTACGGGACCGGGTCGACCTCGGCAAGGGCCGGGAGATGACCGCGGGCCAGCTCTGCGAGCAGTTCGGCTTCTCGAAGGAGAAGCAGTGGACCCCGGTCGGCGACCTGTCGGGCGGCGAGCGGCGCCGGCTGCAGATCCTGCGGCTGCTGATGGACGAGCCGAACGTCCTCTTCCTCGACGAGCCCACCAACGACCTCGACATCGAGACCCTGACCCAGCTGGAGGACCTCCTCGACGGCTGGCCGGGGTCGATGATCGTGATCTCCCACGACCGGTTCTTCATCGAGCGGACCACGGACCGGGTGATGGCGCTGCTCGGTGATGCCTCGCTGCGGATGCTGCCGCGCGGTATCGACGAGTACATCGAGCGCAGGCGACGGATGGAGGACGCGGTCGTGCCCCCCTCGGCGCCCACCGCGGCGAAGGAGACCCCGGCCGCCGCCGCGGTCTCGCCGCAGGCCGCCCGCGCCGCCAAGAAGGAACTGCAGAAGATCGAGCGGCAGCTCGACAAGATGTCGAGCAGGGAGACGACCCTGCACGCGCAGATCGCCGACAACGCGACGGACTTCGAGAAGGTGGCGAAGCTCGACACGGAACTGCGGGAACTGGTGGCGGAGCGCGACGAGTTGGAGATGCGCTGGCTGGAGCTGGCCGAGGACGCCTGA